GGAACGGAAAGTGGGTGGTGCCCGATTTCCGCCAGGATCCGTCTACGCCCTTCGGGGAGGTGTCCACGCGGATTCGGCAACTTCCGCGGCCCGCGCCTTACCCGCCGGAGAACAAGGACCTGACCAGGCTGCCCCCAACGGGCTCCGCCCTCTTCGGCCGGGAGAAAGAGCTCGAGATGCTGGACACAAGCTGGAGCCAAAAGAGCCTGGGAGTCCTCGTGCTCGTCGCCAAGGGTGGCGTGGGCAAGACCACCCTGGTGAATGAATGGCTGGAGAAGCGCATGGAGAAAAAGCGCTTCCGAGGCGCGGGCAAGGTCTTCGGCTTCTCCTTCCACAGCCAAGGCTCGGGGACAAGGATAACCGACAGCGATGAATTCGTCCGCCTTGCCCTCGAGTTCTTTGGCGACAACGCCCCGGCCGAAGGTACTCCCTGGAGCAAGGGGGAACGGTTGGCTGGGCTGGTCCGTGCCAGGAACGGGCTCCTCATCCTGGATGGCCTGGAGCCACTCCAGCAATTCCCGGAGCCCCCAAACTTGGCTATTCCCATAGGGTTTGACGCGTGGGCTTCGTAAACTTTTTGCCGGAATCAGCCAGGACGCGGTGGTGATCCGGGGCAGTTTGGGGTGGCTTACGGCC
This sequence is a window from Thermodesulfobacteriota bacterium. Protein-coding genes within it:
- a CDS encoding TIR domain-containing protein; protein product: MHVFVSYSHKDEVWFDQLAPHLNALANHIPDVTIETDRGLQGGDDFGNEIQAMMERADVAVLLCSSRWLASEYVKENELPVLQRRQQEDGLTLIPVRLERYDEGLIQWLQAIQAIPGNGKWVVPDFRQDPSTPFGEVSTRIRQLPRPAPYPPENKDLTRLPPTGSALFGREKELEMLDTSWSQKSLGVLVLVAKGGVGKTTLVNEWLEKRMEKKRFRGAGKVFGFSFHSQGSGTRITDSDEFVRLALEFFGDNAPAEGTPWSKGERLAGLVRARNGLLILDGLEPLQQFPEPPNLAIPIGFDAWAS